The genomic DNA TATAGTTTAAGGCACACGGCGGGGGACTTCAACAGGACCATGGCACTCGTCTGCGAATTGTGCAAATATCCGCCTTGTAGACATGTCACAAAGAATTCGGTAGTCTAACTCGGTGCGCGGGGCAATATCGTGCGGTTTCGGAGGCCGAATCGATATGAATGGGAGAAAACTGCTAATCTGCGTGTGGTGTGCCGCCGTCGTTGCGGTGTGTCTCTCGTTTTTTCTACTGGGGTATGGCCGGACTTGGCGACTATGGGGCGTTCCCGTAATGTCTCCCCATTTTGGTGATGCGCGAGTCATACTCAGTGGTGCGGAGTCATTGTCACGTGGCTACGACCCGCTCGTAAGCAATCCGATGGATCCGTGGTTGCGTCCAATGAATTATCCGCGAATCTGGCTAATTCCAGGTTGGTGTGGACTTGACCAGGATTACACTACCATCGTGGGCCTTGTCCTGATTTCGTCCTTCTTCTTTGGCGTTTTTCTACTGTCCGAGGGCATTGACCGAAGCGCAGCCTGGATTTTAGCCATATGCCTTTTTTCGCCGGCCGTGATGTTTGGGATTGAACGCGCCAACAACGATCTGGCCGTTTTCTGCCTGGTTTCTCTGGCGGCTTACCTCTATGGGAGATTTCCGATTCCAGCACTGATTTGTCTGGGGCTGGGCGGCGTCTTGAAACTCTTTCCCTTTATGGGATTCGCCTTGCTCTTCCGGGAGGACCGTGGCCGCCGCTTCTTCCGCCTTGCAATACCTTGCGCGGCGTTTTCGACAGCGTATTTCATTTGGACGCGGGACGATATTCGTTTGATTGGGGCGGCTACTCCGCAAAGCACACGGTTATCCTACGGCGCCAAAGTCGTCTGGATGGCGGTGCGCGAACATTACAACGCGCCGCTGGCCTCCCATGCGGTCGCCGCGTTCTCGTATGGGGTGGTCGCCCTCGCAATGGTCATTGCAGTTAAGTTACTCGGGCGTGACCACCGTTCGCGCGACGTCGCCAATAAAGGTCATCTGAGCGCGTTTCGCGCAGGCTCCGCGATCTATCTTGGCTCATTTTTCCTTACTTCAAATTGGGATTACCGATTGATGTTCTTGCTCATGACCATTCCAACGCTCAGTGGATGGGCGCGAAATCGGGACCGGCTCGCGGGGCGGATTGCCGTGATTGCTCTTCCGGCAATCCTTTTTGCCTGCTGGTCGCTCGGATTTCGTGCCTACCTGTTCAAGTTGGGCGCGCCCATGTCGGTCTGGTTCGTAGCCGATCAGTTCTCAAAATGGGTCGTTTTCGTATCGCTGCTAAGCGCTTTCGCTTGTACCTTACCGGACTGGGTGTGTCGGCCACCGCTATGGCGAGCTGGGTCTTGCCCGTGCCCGCCTCGCCCATGAGCAGGTTTTTTTGATGGTCAGGGCAATATTGACGATGGCCTTGAGCTCGGGGTCGAGGTAATACTGGTCGGTGCCTTCAAAATGCGGTATAGCCATGACGGGGACGGGATGCTCCGGGAATTGGGGGTATGGGCCTGTCTGGGTATAGTTCAAGGCACCCGGAATTGGACTTTGATCGTTTTGATTTCGTGACTTTTGGCCTCGATGGCCCGTAAGTAAGTGTCATCCGGGACTGCCTCCCGCCGGAGGGTTCGCCTGGCCGCGTGAATTGAAATCTTGGCATGACACTCCGAGATTTCACTAATAAACGATATGCTCTTGCCATTTTAGTTGGTAATCCATAGACAAAAGTGAGAAATATATTCATCGCATTAAAATTACATCGTCATGCCTTGCAATTTCTATGCATTTCCCCAGTTTTTGGCGAAGGATTGACCGGGGTGGGACGGTCTGGGGAGCGCGCTATCCACCTGAACGGGTACTTTCCGACGCGAATCTGAACCAGGATGATCATTGAAATCTCGGAGTTACACTCCGAGATTTCAATGATCAATTCAGGGATCTTTATAATCTCATTTTTCTCATATTAAATCTTGTTCATTCATGTAACTTATTCAAAAACAATATATTATAAAGTGAATATGCTTTTATCGATTTTCATTTATCATTGAAATCTCGGAGTGTAAGTCTGGATTTTCAATGATCCTGTGTTATAATCAGGCATGATCACGAGAACACACGATAGCGGGCTGCTTCAGGAGCTCATGGACCAATTCCCAGTCACGGCCATCCTGGGGCCGCGTCAGTCGGGGAAAACCACACTCGCACGGGAGTTCGGCGCGGAGCATATATTCGACCTGGAGAACCCGCGGGACGCTTCACTTTTGGAGAAGCCTCAACTGACTCTGGAGGCGCTGTCGGGCCTTATCGTCATTGATGAGGTACAGCGCGTTCCAGAGCTGTTTCCTCTGCTGCGCTATCTGGTGGACACCCGACCGGACCAGCGCTACCTGATACTGGGCAGCGCTTCGCGCGATCTGCTCCAGCAGTCTTCGGAGTCCCTCGCCGGTCGGCTCGCCTATCACGAGCTGGGCGGGTTTCGCCTGGAGGATGTGGGGGTGGCCCAGTGGCGCACCTTGTGGTGGCGGGGCGGACTGCCGCGCTCATTTGCCGCGACCAGCGATACTGCGAGCCACCGCTGGCGCGAGCACTACATCACGACGTTCCTGGAACGCGATATTCCGCAGCTTGGCATCGACATACCCGCCACGACCTTGCGCCGTTTCTGGACAATGCTCTGCCACTACCATGGACAACAGCTCAACTACGCCGAGTTCTCCCGCTCCTTCGGCGTGACGGACAAGACGGTCCGGAAATATCTCGATATACTGGAGGGTACCTTCATGGTGCGTCTGCTCCAGCCGTGGCATGTAAATATCGGCAAGCGGCTCGTGAAGCGGCCCAAAGTATACCTTCGCGACACGGGCCTGCTGCATGCCCTGCTGTCCATCCGCGATCAGCGTGACCTGGCGTCCCACAATAAGTTGGGCGCTTCCTGGGAGGGTTTCGCGCTGGAGGTGGCGGCGCGGGCCATTGGCAAGCGCAACGAGGAGCTGGCTTTCTGGGCGACCCATTCCGGGGCCGAGGTGGACTTGTTCTGGCAGGAGCACGGGAAGAACTGGGCCATCGAGGTGAAGTATGCCGACGCCCCCCGGATGACAAAATCGATGACCAGCGCGATGCAGGATTTGGAGCTGGAGCATTTGTGGGTGGTGTATCCGGGGGACAAGACCTATCGCCTGGCGAAGAATATTACGGTATTGCCGATCACGAAGATTGGGGCCGGGTGGGTGTATCCGTGACCCCAAAGCATTCTCTTTGCAATCCCCTTTTTACTCCGCCTCCGGCACCGGGGCGGGCATGAGTTCCCTTCGCGCTCGATAGCCCTTCATCTGGCCGACGGCCAGGACCGCCAACCCCACCCAGACGAAGATGAAGCCGATGAGTTTGTGAGTGTTCATAGGTTCGCCGAAGGCGAAGAGTCCGATGGAGAACTGGAGGCTGGGTGTGATGTATTGGAGGAAGCCCATGGTGTTGAGGGGCAGGCGCTGGGCCCCTTCGGCGAAGAGGATCAGGGGGATACAGGTAACCAGACCCGCCAGGAGGAGGAGCACCTGCACGTGCGGGGGGCCGTTGAAGAGGCCAAGGCTGCCCTGCGCCCCGAGCACGGCGAGATAGATCGCGGCGACGGGCGCGGCGATGAGGGTCTCGATGAAGAGGCTGGAGATGGAGTCCAGCGGTATGTGCTTCTTCATCATGCCATAGAGACCGAAGGAGGCGGGGAGCACGAGGGTGATCCAGGAGACGGAACCGAGCATGGCAATCTGGTAGATGACACCGGCGGCGGCCAGGGTGATGCAGATTTTCTGGTAGGGATTGAGCCGCTCCTTGAACACGAGGAGGCCGAGGAGGATGAGGACGATGGGGTTGATGAAATAGCCCAGGCTCGCCTCGATGGTGCGGTGGGTGGCCACGGCGTGTATGTAGACGATCCAGTTGGTGGTAATAAGACCGGAGGTAATGGCGAGCAAGCCGACCAGTTTCGGTGAGCGGAGGGCCTGGAGGGCGGTGGCATGACGGCCTTTCCACCACAGCAGCCCGACCAGGGCGATGACGGACCAGACGATGCGGTGGGAGAGGACCTCCCAACTGCCGACGGAGGTCAGGTAGTAAAAGTAAAGGGGGAAGATGCCCCAGAGGATGTAGGCGGAGGCGCCCATGAGCATTGCGGGGCATTTTAGTGGGATGGACATCGAAAGGGGCTTACCTGGGCTGTTTCGGAGACTCACACGGGGCGCGGCCGGAGGGGTGCGCCTCTTACAAGGTACCCCTCCATGCATATTGGGCCCGGTTGGCCCTGCCTCCGCCGCCACGGGGTAGTATAACCGGAAGGACCCAGGCTGGAGAGGAAAGGTTGCATCGACCGGTGCCATAAAGTACCCTTTTGGTCCGGTGGGCGGCGCCTGACCCGGTCCGATCCACAGAATTTCCATGAATTTACCGGAGAGAGCCGGTATTACCGCCCAGGAGATCCCAATTTCATGACACCCATGGTTTTTCTGACCCTGCTGGCGGGTCTCACGATCCTTACGGTGGGCGCGGAGTTCCTGGTTCGAGGGGCGTCGCGACTGGCGGCGCTGGCAGGCGTGTCTTCGCTGGTGATCGGGCTTACGGTGGTTGCCTACGGCACCAGTGCACCGGAGTTTGCCGTCAGCATGAAAAGCGCGATTGCAGGTCAGAGCGATATCGCCCTCGGCAACGTCGTCGGGAGCAACATTTTCAACGTGCTTTTCATCCTGGGCCTCTGCGCGATGCTCCTTCCCCTTCGTGTGGACAGCCAGTTGGTGAGGATGGACGTGCCCATCATGATTGGTGTATCCATTCTAGGCTTCGTGCTGTGTCTGGATGGCAGCATCGGACGGGTGGACGGCCTGATCCTCGCGTCGGGGGCCATCGGCTACACGGCTTTCACCGTGATCAAGAGCCGACGGGAAACCAAGGCGATCAAGGCGGAATTCGATCAGGAGTACGCCGTCACCGAAGCGCCAAGCGCGAAGACCGTTGCCTGGAATTTTCTTTTGCTGCTGATCGGGCTGGTACTGCTGGTGAGCGGCGCGCGGATGTTCGTCAATTCGGCGATTACCATCGCGGAGGCCATGGGGGTGAGCCAGTTGGTCATCGGACTCACCATTGTGGCGGCGGGCACTTCGTTGCCGGAAGTGGCCACTTCGGTCGTTGCCACCATCCGCGGCGAGCGGGATATCGCCATCGGCAACGTGGTGGGCAGTAATATTTTCAATATTCTCTCGGTACTTGGATTCACCGCCATCGTGTCGCCGATCAATGTCCAGGCCACCGCGATCCAGGTGGACCTGCCGGTCATGATCGGTGTGGCCGTCATTTGTCTGCCCATCTTTTTTACCGGGTTGCTCATTCTCCGCTGGGAGGGCGCGGTATTCTTTGGACTCTATATTCTCTATACAATTTACCTCATCCTCCACTCCAGCAGTTCGCCGTCCCTTCCGGCGTACACGAAGGTGGTGGGGCTCGGCGTGCTGCCGGCCGTGGCCTTGTTGCTCGTGGGCACGGCGATCTACGAGTTCAAGAACAAGCCCGCGAAGGCGGTGTAATCCAATATGGAAGTGACAAGCAAAAAGGCGCGGGAAAACTCTCCCGCGCCTTGGCGCTTTCAAGATCGAATAGCTACAACTTCAATACGTATTTTCCCAGCATCGTGTAGAGGTTAATGAGGGCCTTGTTCATCATTTCCTCTCCCGCGCCCACGGGTACCCAGCTCACGGTGGCGTCCGCGCCGTAGCCGCCGATCGACGCCCCTTCTATGGTGGGGAAATACATGTGGTGGCCGTTGCAATAGCCCACGAAGATCGTCTTCAGACCCCAGGCGCGCTCTTTCAGGCGATTGGAATGATCGCAGAAGAATTCGCCCGAGCCGCCCACGAGCGCAAGTTCCTGATTGATGAGAATGGTGGTGAGGTGGGGCGTGATACGGTCGCCCTTCATTGAATCGACGGCGGAGGCGGCGAGTTCGGGGAAGAAGGCCGTGGAGAGCAGGCCGAGGGTCATGGGGTTGTCCAGGGGAATACGGGTCTTGAAGTCGAAGTCTTCATCCATGCCCTGGATTCGGGGGTTTTCAGGCACCTTGGTTTCGATAGCCTTGGCGATCTCAATCACCTCCGCGCCTATGGCCTTGCCGAAGGATTCGATGTCCTTCGTCGTGTCCGTCGGCTTGCAGGACATATCGCCCGCCGCGCCCTGAAGGAAGCCCGCGTTCGTGCCCAGGCCCTCTTCCACGGTGTACATCATCTGGCCCGGCCACTCGGCGGAGAAGCGGAGGTCTTCGCCCGGCAGCATGGTGGGGTGGGCCGCAAAGTTAATCATCAGCGCGATGGGCTTGCCCGAGAGGTCGTCGAAGCGTAGCACGCTTAACTCCGGGTCGGTGGGCTTCGGCTCGAACTTCTTGTGGCGGTTCCGGTTGCGATCCACCATGGCCGAGCCCCAGCCGATCCGCGCGTCCTGGGTGTGGGTGGCCGCCTCGTTGATCACCGCGATGAGTTTTTCTTCCAGCGTCTTCACATAGGCCACGGCGTCGTCGAACTTGCCCTTGCCCATGCCTTCCCTATCCTGCATCTCCAGTACCGGCCCGTGGTGGGTGTGGGAGCCGGACAGCATGACGAAGGTCACGCCCGAGGTGGCCTTCACGGCGGCGCGGATGCGGTCCATCATGGCGGCGTCGGGCGAACGGCCCAGATCCAGCCCCACGAGGGCCACTTTCTGGTCGCCAGCTTCCACCACTACGGCCTTGGCAAAGAGCGGATCGCGCACACCCTGGGAGAGGGCATCGTGCCGCGCGCCATAGCCCCACATGGGCATCGGGGCCGTCGGGGTGATGTCGGCCTTTGCGAAGCCCGCCTTGAAGGTCTCGGCGGTGACGGGCAGGGACAGCAGGGACAACAGCGACAGCAGGAAAATGAAGAATTTCTTGGCAGGCATGGCGGAGTCCTTTGGGTTACATTGAACGATTAGACGCTGCAATCGGACAGTAGGATTCAGTAAGGGCCTATCGCCTCCCGTTTTTCAAGATGTGGGGAAGCCACCATCCAATGCCGCAAAAAATCGCACCAACTGCTCTTCCTGCCAATACTTTGCCTTCCAGGGCAATGCGCCATACACAAAGCCCGCGTGGCCGCCGTGGGTGGTCCAGAGGGGATAGAGATAGTTCGAGGCGTCGGCGATTTCATGGGGTATGGTGTCGGCGGGATTGAAGGCGTCGTCGGCGGAGGTGGTGAGGAGGGTGGGCACGCGGATGTCGGCGAGAAACTGGTGGCAGCCCACGCGCTCCCAGTAGTCCACGGCGTCGCGGTAACCGTGGAGGCGGGCGGTGACTTCGGTGTCGTAGACGTGGAAACTCTTGCAGTTGCGTACTTTTTCCACGTCGATGCAGCCGGGGAACTGGCGCTCTTTCTCCAGGGCCTTGGGGATAAGGGTGCCGAGGAAACGGCGGTTGTAAATGCCGAAAAAAGCTTTCTCAAAAAGACTGACGGAAATCTCGGGTTGAAACGGAGGCGACAGCGCCGCCGCACCGGCCACGTAGTCGGGCACATTGTCACCGAGTTCGCCGAGCCATTTACAGAGAACGTTGGCGCCGAGGGACATGCCCGCGATGTAGAGTTTGTCCACGCCGCGATCTTCGCGAAGCTGGCGTACGGCGAAATCGAGGTCGGAGGTTTCGCCCATGTGGTAGACGCGCTTCGCCTTGTTGATACCGCCGTCGCAGGAGCGGAATATCATCGTGACGACATTCCAGCCGAGGACGTGAAAGGCCTGGTTGAATCCCGGCAGATAGAAGGAATTGATGTGGCCCTCCAGGCCGTGCATCAGCAGCACCCAGGGCTTCTCCGCCTCGCCGGGATAAAAATACATGGAGAGTTCATCGCCGTCGGGCGTGTCCCAGACTTCCTTGTGGTAGTCCATCGCCGGTGGTCGGCGGAACACGGGCCCCCAGATTGTCTGGGCGTGACAATTGCGCAACCACCACGCGGGGCGGAAAGGGAACTGGTTCAGATGCGCGAGTATCGCCTGCTTGCGCTCGGCGAGGAACTCGTTTTCGGTGGTATCGATGGTACTGCTCCTCGGGACTGCCACGTGCCCGCTGCCGGGGGCTGGTGCATGCGCTGGCGAACTGAAGCGCATTGTACCACCTGCGGGGTCCCTGCTAAACTCGTGGAAGGCATTTTTTAAAGGAGAACCATGATGAGTTTCAAGACCGCCGACCTTTGTGACCACTTTTCCAACGTTGTTCAGATTGCCGAGGAGCAGATGGGCGATTTTGGCGGACTGGGCGCTTTTTGCGGGGTGATCGAGACCGTAAAGGCTTTTGAAGACAACAGCAAGGTCCGTGAATGCGTGGAATCGCCCGGCAAGGGCAAGGTGCTGGTGGTGGACGGCGGCGGCTCGATGCGTTGCGCCATGCTGGGCGATCAGCTCGCGGCGAAGGCCGTGAAGAATGGTTGGGCCGGGATCGTGATCAACGGATGCATCCGCGATTCGGCGGACATAGCGGAAATGGAGATCGGTGTGAAGGCCCTGGGCACGCATCCTTTGAAGACGGAGAAGCTGGGCGCGGGCAGCCACAACGTGCCGGTCCGCTTTGTGGGCGTGGATTTTGTTCCCGGCCACTTTCTGTATGCCGATGAAGACGGGCTGCTGGTTTCGGAGAAAGCGCTGGAACTGCCGGAATAAAGTTGGAACCGCGAATGAACGCGAATCATTTGTGTGGTGTAGTAAACGCAGTTTTGCGGTCCAGTGTAACAAAAGTTTTCCCACAGATTTTCACAGATCTGCACAGATGGGACCAGATCGAATGGCAACGTGCACGAGTTTTCGGTTGGCCTCAGAACGGTACTGCATCGTTTTTAATTCGCGTATATTCGCGTCCATTCGCGGTTCAGCTCTTTTAGCATCTCATGCGTGTCCGTGTCGTACTATTCGTGGTGCGGGCTGATGCTGGCCTGGACGCCCAAGTTTCCGAAATCGGCCCTGCCCCTGGCGTACTGGCGCTTGCTGCGCGCGCGTCACCAGTATTTTGATCGCGTGGGGCTGCGCTTTGGGCCATGGGGCGTGCCGCGCTTGACCCACCTGGCCGGGAGCCAGCAGCGCATCGCCATGATGCGCGACAAATTCAAAGGGCAGCGCTGCTTCATCATTGCGAATGGCCCGAGCTTGAAGCAGATCGATATGACGAGGCTGCGGAAAGAAGTGACCCTCGGTTGCAACGGCATTTACAGCGCCTTTTCAGCGTGGGGCTTCCACACGACATACCTGCTTTTTGAAGATATCGAACAACTGGAATTGCGGCGTCATGACGTGGGGCGGGTGCAGGGACCCATCAAAATGGCCGCGCTATACAACGCCTACGCCTTCAAAGCCGATGCGCGCACAATTTTCTTCAATGCGCCAAGGATGCGGGGTCAGCTCTACTATTGGCGGGATTTATATCCCCAGTTCTCGACGGACTTCGCATCGATCGTGCATCTGGGCAGCACGGTGACCTACATCATGCTCCAGCTCGCCTATCACCTCGGCTGCGACCCGGTGTATATCGTTGGACTCGATCATGATTACGGCGAACTGCCGAAGTTGTTCCCACCGGGCAAGATCACGATAACTGAAGAGAACATCGAACTCATTCGGGGACTTCACTTCAGCAATCAGTACTACCAGGTGGGCGATCAGATCGGCGTGCCCGATGTCGCGATGCAGGAAGCGGCCTACGCGAAGGCGCGCGCGGCCTTCGAAGCCGATGGGCGCAGGGTGATCAATGCGAGCGCCCACACGGCCCTGGAGGTGTTTGAACGGTGTGAGTTTGCGGGACTTTTTCGGGCCAATGAGAAGTAGCGCCAATTCACGTATACTTTTATCGGCGTCGCGATTCGATTCAGCAAGGAAGACGCTCCCAGCCGTACCCAACACTTTTGCAGTATCTGAATGACGCCGCAAGCTCTTCGATTTGGGCCGCCCTCAACCGAAAGGCAACCGTCTACGCACTTCGCGAAGCAGCTCCCGTATCGATGAGTCCAAGATCTTCGCAATCAGCGAGCGGTTTGTCGCCCTCACCCTTGGGGTCAATACCGCGGACTTCTTCCCCGGCTTAACTTCGAAGATCAGGTCAATGCCATTCGCTTTGTAGAATGCGTTCAACGTGGGAATC from Candidatus Hydrogenedentota bacterium includes the following:
- the rarD gene encoding EamA family transporter RarD; its protein translation is MSIPLKCPAMLMGASAYILWGIFPLYFYYLTSVGSWEVLSHRIVWSVIALVGLLWWKGRHATALQALRSPKLVGLLAITSGLITTNWIVYIHAVATHRTIEASLGYFINPIVLILLGLLVFKERLNPYQKICITLAAAGVIYQIAMLGSVSWITLVLPASFGLYGMMKKHIPLDSISSLFIETLIAAPVAAIYLAVLGAQGSLGLFNGPPHVQVLLLLAGLVTCIPLILFAEGAQRLPLNTMGFLQYITPSLQFSIGLFAFGEPMNTHKLIGFIFVWVGLAVLAVGQMKGYRARRELMPAPVPEAE
- a CDS encoding neutral/alkaline non-lysosomal ceramidase N-terminal domain-containing protein, whose translation is MPAKKFFIFLLSLLSLLSLPVTAETFKAGFAKADITPTAPMPMWGYGARHDALSQGVRDPLFAKAVVVEAGDQKVALVGLDLGRSPDAAMMDRIRAAVKATSGVTFVMLSGSHTHHGPVLEMQDREGMGKGKFDDAVAYVKTLEEKLIAVINEAATHTQDARIGWGSAMVDRNRNRHKKFEPKPTDPELSVLRFDDLSGKPIALMINFAAHPTMLPGEDLRFSAEWPGQMMYTVEEGLGTNAGFLQGAAGDMSCKPTDTTKDIESFGKAIGAEVIEIAKAIETKVPENPRIQGMDEDFDFKTRIPLDNPMTLGLLSTAFFPELAASAVDSMKGDRITPHLTTILINQELALVGGSGEFFCDHSNRLKERAWGLKTIFVGYCNGHHMYFPTIEGASIGGYGADATVSWVPVGAGEEMMNKALINLYTMLGKYVLKL
- a CDS encoding ATP-binding protein, producing MITRTHDSGLLQELMDQFPVTAILGPRQSGKTTLAREFGAEHIFDLENPRDASLLEKPQLTLEALSGLIVIDEVQRVPELFPLLRYLVDTRPDQRYLILGSASRDLLQQSSESLAGRLAYHELGGFRLEDVGVAQWRTLWWRGGLPRSFAATSDTASHRWREHYITTFLERDIPQLGIDIPATTLRRFWTMLCHYHGQQLNYAEFSRSFGVTDKTVRKYLDILEGTFMVRLLQPWHVNIGKRLVKRPKVYLRDTGLLHALLSIRDQRDLASHNKLGASWEGFALEVAARAIGKRNEELAFWATHSGAEVDLFWQEHGKNWAIEVKYADAPRMTKSMTSAMQDLELEHLWVVYPGDKTYRLAKNITVLPITKIGAGWVYP
- a CDS encoding alpha/beta fold hydrolase, which encodes MAVPRSSTIDTTENEFLAERKQAILAHLNQFPFRPAWWLRNCHAQTIWGPVFRRPPAMDYHKEVWDTPDGDELSMYFYPGEAEKPWVLLMHGLEGHINSFYLPGFNQAFHVLGWNVVTMIFRSCDGGINKAKRVYHMGETSDLDFAVRQLREDRGVDKLYIAGMSLGANVLCKWLGELGDNVPDYVAGAAALSPPFQPEISVSLFEKAFFGIYNRRFLGTLIPKALEKERQFPGCIDVEKVRNCKSFHVYDTEVTARLHGYRDAVDYWERVGCHQFLADIRVPTLLTTSADDAFNPADTIPHEIADASNYLYPLWTTHGGHAGFVYGALPWKAKYWQEEQLVRFFAALDGGFPTS
- the rraA gene encoding ribonuclease E activity regulator RraA is translated as MSFKTADLCDHFSNVVQIAEEQMGDFGGLGAFCGVIETVKAFEDNSKVRECVESPGKGKVLVVDGGGSMRCAMLGDQLAAKAVKNGWAGIVINGCIRDSADIAEMEIGVKALGTHPLKTEKLGAGSHNVPVRFVGVDFVPGHFLYADEDGLLVSEKALELPE
- a CDS encoding calcium/sodium antiporter, which produces MTPMVFLTLLAGLTILTVGAEFLVRGASRLAALAGVSSLVIGLTVVAYGTSAPEFAVSMKSAIAGQSDIALGNVVGSNIFNVLFILGLCAMLLPLRVDSQLVRMDVPIMIGVSILGFVLCLDGSIGRVDGLILASGAIGYTAFTVIKSRRETKAIKAEFDQEYAVTEAPSAKTVAWNFLLLLIGLVLLVSGARMFVNSAITIAEAMGVSQLVIGLTIVAAGTSLPEVATSVVATIRGERDIAIGNVVGSNIFNILSVLGFTAIVSPINVQATAIQVDLPVMIGVAVICLPIFFTGLLILRWEGAVFFGLYILYTIYLILHSSSSPSLPAYTKVVGLGVLPAVALLLVGTAIYEFKNKPAKAV
- a CDS encoding DUF115 domain-containing protein; amino-acid sequence: MSYYSWCGLMLAWTPKFPKSALPLAYWRLLRARHQYFDRVGLRFGPWGVPRLTHLAGSQQRIAMMRDKFKGQRCFIIANGPSLKQIDMTRLRKEVTLGCNGIYSAFSAWGFHTTYLLFEDIEQLELRRHDVGRVQGPIKMAALYNAYAFKADARTIFFNAPRMRGQLYYWRDLYPQFSTDFASIVHLGSTVTYIMLQLAYHLGCDPVYIVGLDHDYGELPKLFPPGKITITEENIELIRGLHFSNQYYQVGDQIGVPDVAMQEAAYAKARAAFEADGRRVINASAHTALEVFERCEFAGLFRANEK